The following are encoded in a window of Vespa crabro chromosome 2, iyVesCrab1.2, whole genome shotgun sequence genomic DNA:
- the LOC124422093 gene encoding uncharacterized protein LOC124422093 isoform X4, with protein sequence MLVPPVAQGGTGDRPVGDAGGRAQQSSGPAGTATLWPLAPAQPNQVPNQQSQGIPPLAATPAPAHNQGVSRYGLYSLFPGGGGGSYVAATPATPGPPTPARAYHATTHKERTVSESVFSAAVGVGVGGYTWGAPTPPPGSPYSPVPVTQLELLAKNLASLAPPGQQALSLQGVGVNVGSLHHAQHTQHTQHTLNLAGLHHLHHGLHQNTFSPQLSLVTGNAPTLTINSFSPNSTGNVVPTTGVLLQEYQSPTGSTATGCSVAVNGSSCPTSSTSSTMVVQGGNQVVQTTAKKREAFLSSQGQPVKLENKSTRQPCVCRNSNGKTKVVHSDAGCSRTLPVASSWNGQDANNGVNSNTNNNSLVKREPLASVPCQVAEVSTSLHATTTSVKIEPVPPKSENGIVVSNANAGGIPVGIAMARQRSQHQETSASMRNVSLSHHTSHHASYHHFQPDNLVPSLVWALSSGSSSTAMTVGGATLVHCGGGGGEERPAHLAIPSGALAPSLNAALGSSLGPNLGPSLGSGLNSTLNSSLNSTLGSTATAAATTAWPPTLWQYPASAAAAAAAAAAAAAAMPMEPVGFPQMGVGVQGGLQLVRDPSSGHLLLIHAAEQMQQAVVWPNYPNHNGGNVAPPSLLLPPPPPSLQLLSDIGGARLVLTESKRKQQSTLPIVKIEADCGTSPTTIITSTESTKALQSVTSVTGTLVPDAPLVTTLHYYPHAPALVQISQTEPTHCRSQQRNAFISKATSPVSCLTPPPEVTTIHAIEPPQMTPMVGVQDASNQTEAPEAEQEQDMPMETQVKQEQNLSPCQLQCASTATNLTTTTTTTTTNLTNLTNFEIVAATPEKMCNVVRITTTTTTVNPTVCGIVGKVDKAENTIINMADCPKYSITRECRSVTSIDRTIERVVSRQDDLEQDEEEDSRHDRSTINDDDDCYDNGRSPICRDARTGPRIIEITEENCDSFHENLEFFGTRRDRSTDRLRDRRRSYAIDNTQEQHQNREEEKKIIVEEPMIDRIAEESRGTVIHQVIAKLSPETSCCESQRKEEMYPESKVIVDSTSNNGPQSMTTTTTTTTTSSQNIPDCESCGKNRDVRPQMVVQQNPEVKPQISVKSFDMPNIDCDDQELETVVIKQEADDGSFDEQNSKFENVSTIEKPKDSMKRHSVERSHPGIENVVEKLKKNAAAAMQESSCPLQKIDESKERNVDNSRSRRHSETMPRKLENGLKKHILRSCENEKLLNEKRENIERSEIEGSSEKDSSSLAYSREYLHNDNNNDSRSNNNNIKNINDKEYVIRKRLAVACESKVKDDVSEVNASPPKKSRLDRASNANDDTVFLSATIVDNQSTKLKLAISTKQKSNVDLSGLELLSNSIEQFEHLKPEAQNCSTPDLEKSPSRGKLISPQGESNNNNVDSPLGLLCALAEQRFMEEVGDKVPRKLNLESSEEISRAGRLLLNLGRTSLEKERKRLDKRKSTDGDDENYEKSKRLKADVVYETTDDGKNSSIRYYEKCGKSRRHGARFQEDMVFRVKEKPNRSIDLAEENGIDDEETSSLAERFVRERERVQKFDKENNDLDYDRKKETLERYDQQYDRFCGNDRCYRDVSKEDALTDSETENDKTVCSTTRLEEEVDVNTQRRQESTEERNRQGKLDAKTNVGKKLHTEEDGDWPNMDAMELDMRVRLADIQRQYREKQKELSRLTPKKEDKRSPGRPRKKSHSSSSEHGTLSSPPILEPAVPCQKSPSHSPDGAPPPLTSAVLAMPRCNVNLVKLGEPRSHIKLLDSIPSIPIPVPPVASPITVLPTSKIQSEDDDKSTGRMEYDTSSPAPTVASSSSASKKRKVGRPRKLMCTSGNTRHFTETIVAKKPKSKSSLVGYLLSPKNRHLQTKYIAKSGYTPLPFKTGMLSLKASSKNHKSVKAKMKPAKQTPLHNKNVISSIIAEKAKLSHEVKLDKHSNKVRPKLKAEAKVKTWEDDESTVVENISSDTMSQEILEEKNVEQPEEEEGEEEVEREMERNKHDKSKKKKQKSISSSPSRHKSSDRDKKESKRRKSSDCKDCKECAKVAKAERTESIINRCKLTSAHLAIDQLRVLTAMGGLFYAGRLSAVRAPDVYAITLDGERGNRPHIHSREEILRDAIVEVCPSSTKELPPGTRLCAYWSEQYRCLYPGTSVEPTEPDPELDEKFVSVEFDDGDSGRIALDDIRLLQPDYPVVEYDPNPLLSLGKRRRQTSVSIEDKRSSINTISGTTSNSLTSTVSSTTSSHISSFDGVSIERHKTDDISAKALDDYRERKRLKKRRKDKLKRQHEAQEGKKKHKRHKGCEEHRKHKHRKHRKHKHKHSHHCNHSEGSHISSGESCCGQKSEDEPNKETPAKVEEEEEEEEDEEEEEEESEEMTVLEEEPEPVPEPIEVIVREEKIEKPKKSDKKGKVRERQESVESRSKMAAFLPARQLWGWAGRGYRRPGAKGRAKKQFFRAIQRGNETIQIGDSAVFLSTGRPDRPYIGRIESMWETSSSNMIVKVKWFYHPEETVGCPTNLKYPGALFESPHMDENDVQTISHKCEVLPLDEYTEKLGKEPHRYLTIYDNNDIYYLAGYYDPTTYLLSMQPGVV encoded by the exons ATGTTGGTCCCTCCCGTGGCCCAAGGCGGGACGGGCGATCGTCCCGTGGGTGACGCGGGCGGTAGGGCCCAGCAGTCGTCCGGCCCTGCCGGGACAGCAACCCTATGGCCTCTTGCACCAGCGCAGCCCAATCAAGTTCCAAATCAACAGTCACAAGGAATACCACCCTTGGCTGCGACCCCTGCACCGGCGCACAATCAAG GTGTGAGCCGTTACGGGTTGTACTCGTTATTTCCCGGGGGTGGCGGAGGTAGTTACGTCGCGGCCACTCCCGCCACCCCAGGGCCACCCACCCCCGCGCGCGCTTATCACGCAACAACGCATAAGG AACGAACAG TTTCAGAGAGCGTATTCTCCGCTGCTGTTGGCGTTGGTGTTGGTGGTTACACCTGGGGTGCTCCCACGCCACCCCCTGGATCACCCTACAGTCCTGTCCCTGTGACTCAGCTTGAACTACTCGCCAAGAATTTGGCGAGTTTGGCGCCTCCTGGTCAACAGGCGTTGAGCCTTCAGGGTGTCGGTGTTAATGTTGGCAGTCTTCATCATGCGCAGCATACTCAGCATACGCAGCACACCCTCAATCTTGCTGGACTTCATCATCTGCACCATG GTCTACATCAGAACACTTTTTCGCCCCAACTCTCCCTGGTGACCGGTAACGCTCCGACATTGACGATCAATAGCTTTTCGCCAAATTCGACGGGTAACGTCGTGCCGACGACGGGGGTGTTGCTCCAGGAGTATCAGTCACCGACAGGCTCGACAGCCACCGGTTGTTCCGTCGCAGTGAACGGTTCCTCATGTCCAACGAGTTCGACGAGTAGCACGATGGTCGTCCAGGGTGGCAACCAGGTTGTCCAGACTACCGCGAAGAAACGAGAAGCCTTCCTCTCGAGTCAAGGTCAACCGGTGAAACTGGAGAACAAGTCGACGAGGCAGCCCTGCGTTTGCAGGAACAGCAACG GTAAAACGAAAGTGGTTCATTCGGATGCAGGCTGTAGCAGGACGTTGCCCGTCGCATCGTCCTGGAATGGACAGGATGCGAATAATGGCGTTAATTctaatacgaacaataatagcCTCGTGAAGAGAGAACCTTTGGCCTCTGTGCCATGTCAGGTTGCAGAGGTTTCGACCTCTCTTCATGCTACCACTACCTCTGTTAAGATCGAGCCGGTTCCTCCGAAATCGGAAAATG GTATAGTGGTATCGAATGCGAACGCAGGTGGAATACCAGTTGGAATTGCAATGGCAAGACAGAGATCGCAACATCAGGAAACCTCGGCGTCCATGCGGAATGTCTCCCTCAGTCATCATACGTCGCATCATGCAAGTTATCATCACTTTCAACCTGACAATCTTG TCCCATCGCTAGTTTGGGCCCTGTCGTCAGGTTCATCGAGTACAGCCATGACGGTAGGCGGCGCTACGCTCGTCCACTGTGGCGGAGGTGGTGGGGAAGAACGTCCGGCCCACCTCGCCATTCCTTCGGGTGCTTTGGCGCCCTCGTTGAACGCGGCCCTCGGTTCGAGTCTCGGCCCGAATCTCGGCCCGAGTCTTGGCTCCGGCCTGAATTCCACCTTGAATTCCAGCTTGAATTCCACGCTCGGCAGTACCGCAACGGCCGCGGCCACTACTGCGTGGCCTCCCACGCTTTGGCAGTATCCGGCCTCGGCCGCGGCCGCTGCCGCCGCTGCTGCCGCCGCAGCTGCAG CGATGCCCATGGAACCCGTAGGGTTCCCGCAGATGGGTGTCGGTGTGCAGGGAGGTTTGCAGTTGGTCAGAGATCCATCCAGCGGTCATCTTCTTTTAATTCACGCAGCCG AACAAATGCAGCAGGCTGTGGTCTGGCCGAATTATCCAAATCACAATGGCGGAAACGTAGCACCCCCGTCCCTTTTGTTACCGCCGCCACCACCGTCCCTTCAACTTTTAAGCGACATAGGCGGCGCTAGATTGGTCCTTACCGagagcaaaagaaaacaacagaGCACTTTGCCGATCGTCAAGATCGAGGCGGATTGTGGTACGAGTCCGACAACCAtaataa CGTCGACGGAATCGACGAAGGCATTGCAGAGCGTGACATCGGTGACGGGCACTCTAGTGCCAGATGCACCGCTCGTAACGACTCTTCATTACTACCCACATGCACCGGCTTTGGTGCAGATTAGTCAAACGGAGCCCACGCATTGTAGGTCGCAG CAGCGAAATGCATTTATTTCGAAGGCAACCTCGCCGGTATCCTGTCTGACACCACCACCAGAAGTGACGACGATCCATGCGATCGAGCCACCGCAAATGACACCGATGGTCGGCGTTCAGGATGCTTCGAATCAAACAGAAGCGCCAGAAGCCGAACAGGAACAGGATATGCCAATGGAGACTCAGGTGAAACAGGAGCAAAATCTTAGCCCATGTCAGCTTCAATGTGCTAGTACCGCGACGAATCTTACGACGACCACCACTACTACAACGACGAATTTGACGAATCTGACGAACTTCGAGATCGTCGCGGCGACTCCAGAAAAGATGTGCAATGTCGTCAGgataacgacgacaacgaccaCGGTCAATCCTACCGTATGTGGTATAGTTGGCAAGGTCGATAAAGCAGAGAATACGATCATCAACATGGCTGATTGTCCAAAATATTCTATCACGAGGGAATGCAGAAGCGTCACGTCGATCGATAGAACGATCGAACGTGTCGTAAGTCGTCAAGATGATTTGGAGCAGGACGAGGAAGAAGATTCAAGGCACGATCGTTCGACGatcaacgatgacgacgattgTTACGATAATGGCAGATCACCGATATGCAGAGACGCAAGAACTGGTCCTAGAATCATCGAAATCACCGAGGAAAACTGTGACAGTTTCCATGAGAATTTAGAGTTCTTTGGCACGCGACGGGATCGTTCAACTGATCGTCTTCGAGATCGTCGGCGAAGTTATGCGATCGATAACACGCAGGAGCAACATCAAAACCgtgaggaggaaaagaagatcaTTGTAGAGGAG CCGATGATCGATCGTATCGCCGAAGAATCGAGAGGTACAGTAATACATCAAGTTATCGCCAAACTATCACCGGAAACGTCTTGTTGCGAGTCacaaaggaaagaggaaatgtACCCGGAATCAAAGGTGATCGTCGATTCGACGTCGAATAACGGGCCGCAatcaatgacgacgacgacaacgacgacgactacgtcGTCTCAGAATATACCCGATTGCGAGAGCTGCGGGAAAAATCGCGATGTCCGTCCTCAAATGGTTGTTCAACAAAATCCAGAAGTGAAGCCGCAAATCAGTGTGAAATCTTTCGATATGCCTAACATCGATTGCGACGATCAAGAATTGGAAACTGTAGTTATCAAGCAGGAAGCCGACGATGGTTCCTTCGACGaacaaaattcaaaatttgAGAATGTATCGACAATAGAGAAGCCAAAGGATTCGATGAAGAGACATTCGGTTGAACGATCTCATCCAGGTATCGAGAACGTTGTCgagaaattgaagaaaaatgcGGCCGCCGCTATGCAAGAATCTTCCTGTCCATTACAAAAGATAGATGAATCTAAAGAACGTAACGTTGATAATTCGCGTTCTAGAAGGCACTCGGAAACGATGCCGAGAAAGTTGGAGAACGGTCTGAAGAAGCACATATTGAGATCCtgcgaaaatgaaaaattgttgaaCGAGAAACGTGAGAATATCGAACGATCCGAGATCGAAGGATCTTCGGAGAAAGATTCTAGCAGTTTAGCTTATTCGAGAGAATATTTacataacgacaataataacgacagtaggagtaacaataacaatatcaagaatataaacgACAAGGAATACGTCATCAGGAAAAGGTTAGCAGTTGCCTGCGAGTCGAAGGTCAAGGACGATGTATCTGAGGTAAATGCGAGTCCACCGAAAAAAAGTCGTTTAGATAGAGCATCGAATGCCAATGACGACACGGTTTTCTTATCGGCCACCATTGTCGACAATCAAAGCACGAAATTGAAATTGGCCATTTCGACGAAGCAAAAATCGAACGTCGATCTCAGCGGCTTAGAATTGCTCTCGAATAGTATCGAACAGTTCGAGCATTTGAAACCGGAGGCACAGAATTGTTCGACTCCGGATCTCGAGAAATCGCCTAGCAGAGGGAAACTGATCTCTCCTCAGGGtgagagcaataataataacgtcgaTAGTCCCCTCGGTTTGCTGTGTGCTCTGGCTGAGCAGAGATTCATGGAAGAGGTTGGAGACAAAGTGCCGAGAAAGCTCAATCTCGAGAGTTCAGAAGAAATATCGAGAGCCGGTAGGCTGTTGTTAAATCTTGGAAGGACGAGtttggagaaagaaagaaagagattggataaaagaaaaagtacggATGGAGACGATGAGAATTATGAGAAATCGAAGAGACTTAAAGCCGATGTTGTATACGAGACAACAGACGATGGAAAGAATTCATCTATACGTTATTACGAGAAATGTGGTAAAAGTAGAAGACACGGAGCTAGATTTCAAGAAGACATGGTATtcagagtgaaagagaaaccTAACAGAAGTATAGATCTCGCTGAGGAAAATGGAATCGACGATGAGGAAACTTCTTCGTTGGCGGAAAGATTTGTACGAGAACGTGAACGCGTTCAAAAGTtcgataaggaaaataacgatttggATTAtgatagaaagaaggaaacatTGGAACGTTACGATCAACAGTACGATCGATTTTGCGGAAATGATAGATGTTATCGTGATGTATCAAAGGAAGATGCCTTGACAGATTCCGAAACGGAAAACGACAAGACAGTTTGTTCTACTACGAGATTAGAGGAGGAAGTAGATGTAAATACGCAAAGAAGACAAGAATCCACAGAGGAGAGAAATAGGCAAGGAAAATTGGACGCAAAGACGAATGTTGGTAAAAAGTTACATACGGAGGAAGACGGGGATTGGCCAAATATGGATGCAATGGAGTTGGATATGAGAGTGAGATTGGCGGATATTCAAAGACAATACagagaaaagcaaaaggaacTATCGAGGTTGACGCCAAAGAAGGAGGACAAGAGAAGTCCAGGTAGACCGAGAAAGAAGAGCCATTCATCGAg ttCCGAACACGGtactctctcttctcctcccaTTTTGGAACCAGCAGTCCCTTGTCAAAAGTCTCCGTCTCATTCTCCTGACGGAGCTCCACCGCCATTAACGTCAGCAGTCTTGGCCATGCCAAGATGTAACGTGAATCTTGTGAAACTCGGTGAACCTCGAAGTCACATTAAACTTTTGGATAGTATACCGAGTATACCTATACCAGTACCACCGGTTGCTTCGCCTATCACGGTTTTACCAACGAGCAAGATACAATCAGAGGACGACGACAAGAGTACTGGAAGG aTGGAATACGATACATCTTCGCCAGCGCCAACCGTAGCAAGTTCTAGTTCAGCATCAAAGAAACGTAAAGTTGGCCGCCCCAGAAAACTCATGTGCACGTCAGGGAATACAAGACACTTTACAGAAACTATTGTTGCGAAAAAACCAAAAAGCAAAAGTTCCCTCGTGGGTTATTTGTTGTCACCGAAAAACAGGCATCTTCAAACCAAG TACATCGCCAAGTCTGGTTATACTCCCCTACCCTTTAAAACCGGAATGTTGTCCTTAAAAGCTTCCTCCAAGAATCACAAATCAGTCAAGGCGAAGATGAAACCCGCGAAACAAACTCCGCTgcataataaaaatgtcatcAGTTCGATTATCGCGGAGAAGGCTAAACTAAGTCACGAAGTTAAGTTGGATAAACACAGTAATAAGGTAAGACCAAAACTGAAAGCCGAGGCAAAGGTAAAAACCTGGGAAGACGACGAGAGTACTGTCGTTGAAAATATATCGTCGGATACCATGAGCCAGGAAATTCTTGAG gaaaaaaatgttgaacaaccagaggaggaagaaggagaggaggaagtcgagagagagatggaaaggaATAAGCACGAtaaatcgaagaagaagaaacaaaagtcTATCTCGTCGTCCCCGAGTCGACATAAATCGAGCGATCGCGATAAGAAGGAATCTAAACGTCGAAAATCGTCCGATTGTAAAGATTGTAAGGAATGTGCGAAGGTTGCTAAAGCGGAAAGAACAGAAAGCATTATTAATAGATGTAAGCTAACGTCGGCTCACTTGGCCATTGATCAGTTAAGAGTTCTGACGGCTATGGGTGGTCTCTTTTATGCCGGAAGACTTAGCGCTGTTCGAGCTCCAGATGTTTACGCTATTACTCTTGATGGCGAACGAGGGAATAGACCTCATATTCATTCAAGGGAAGAGATTTTACGGGACGCg atcgTAGAGGTATGTCCAAGTTCAACGAAAGAATTACCACCCGGTACAAGACTTTGTGCTTATTGGAGCGAGCAATACAGATGTCTTTATCCAGGAACATCGGTCGAACCTACCGAACCAGATCCCGAACTCGATGAGAAATTTGTCAGTGTTGAATTCGATGACGGTGATAGCGGTAGAATAGCTTTGGATGACATCAGATTACTCCAACCTGATTATCCTGTTGTTG AATACGATCCAAATCCTCTTTTATCTTTGGGCAAACGTCGACGACAGACCTCGGTTTCgatagaagataaaagatcGTCCATAAATACTATATCTGGTACAACATCGAATAGTTTAACATCTACGGTTTCTTCCACAACTTCCTCTCACATTTCCTCTTTCGATGGAGTCTCGATAGAACGGCACAAAACGGATGATATCAGTGCAAAGGCATTGGATGATTATCGTGAACGTAAGCGtttgaagaagaggagaaaggatAAATTGAAGAGACAACACGAGGctcaagaaggaaagaagaaacataagAGGCACAAGGGTTGCGAAGAGCATAGAAAGCACAAGCATAGGAAACATAGAAAGCATAAGCATAAACATAGCCATCATTGCAATCATAGCGAAGGAAGTCATATAAG TAGCGGGGAAAGTTGTTGTGGTCAAAAAAGTGAAGATGAACCAAATAAAGAGACTCCGGCAAAGgttgaagaggaagaggaagaggaagaagacgaggaagaggaagaagaggaaagtgAAGAAATGACTGTTTTGGAAGAAGAACCTGAACCAGTTCCCGAACCAATTGAAGTTATAGTAAGGgaggaaaagatagaaaagccgaaaaaatctgataaaaaaggaaaagtacgAGAGAGACAGGAGTCGGTGGAAAGTCGAAGTAAAATGGCTGCATTCTTGCCTGCGAGACAATTATGGGGATGGGCTGGTAGGGGTTACAGGAGACCTGGTGCAAAAGGAAGAGCTAAGAAACAATTTTTCCGAGCCATTCAAAGGGGAAACGAAACTATTCAAATAGGTGATAGTGCAGTTTTCCTTTCTACTGGTAGACCAGATAGACCATACATAGGACGTATAGAGTCTATGTGGGAAACATCAAGTTCTAATATGATAGTTAAAGTTAAGTGGTTTTATCATCCTGAAGAGACAGTAGGATGTCCAACCAATCTAAAGTATCCg ggTGCTCTATTCGAATCCCCTCATATGGATGAAAATGATGTACAAACTATTTCGCACAAATGCGAAGTATTACCGTTGGACGAATATACAGAAAAACTGGGAAAAGAACCTCATAGATATCTTACCATctatgataacaacgatatctACTATTTGGCCGGATATTATGATCCGACGACGTACCTTCTATCTATGCAACCTGGGGTTGTTTGA